ATGGAAAAGATCAGTCCATGTAAGCCTATAATCTGATGGCACACGAGGTTTCTTCCTGCCTCCACAGAAAGTCCACATCCCTCTAAATGTTGCTACCCCATAGTACAACCTGCCGGTGGCCGTTTTGAAGCTGTCGGTGAAGGTGAAGAAGACACACGACAATGCTAATATAACTAGAAAGACGCCTGTCAACCAGTGATTCAGAACGCTGCATTCGCCGTCATTGGTTAGGATAGGTGCAAAAATGCTGAAGGCAAGAGTGGTCACTGTTGGTAAGAGAACATTGAGCCTAGCTGTACCACTCAGTATTGCATTGGTAACATAGAAGTAGTGAGATTCATCCATGTCATAATCATCaagatcataataataatcatcacTCTGTTCAAAGGGAACATTCATATCTTGGTTGGTTGAGTTGTTCATTTCCCTCCACAAAGCAGCTATCAGAATTccaaaaaatcagattttagGATATGTGTAGATGTTTGTGATAGTGTGCAAGTATGCAATATGTTTCTacactttgtttttcttttttggtttcTTCCTTTGGAATGGAAATTCTTGTAAGGTTGTAGGAATATACTTTTCCTTCTACAGAAACAACTTCCGATTGGCCTTTGCTTTCAACTTGGGCAATTTTAATGCTTTCATATGTTTAGGAAGGAATTTTCAACATGAGCAATTAAGCATCAAGAAATGCTGCTTGTGCATGACAGGTTTTATGTACCGTTGTGTGTCATTTTAGATAAATTGTGTGAAGAGTTTTTTCCTTATTATTTTGTtcagatattttatattaaaaaacaatttatcatttttaaatgtattagttattagttatatatttcaaaaatccATTACTTTCTTTAGTTTTTAGTAATCCTAAAACTATGTAATTGGGTGTGGGGCATCTCAATGACCATGTTTAATTGTGTCGATAAAGGTCAATTCAATTGAGTTTAAATTTGACTGGTGCGTGAGTTCAAATACCATTTTTGATGTGATAGTTTTGTTGGTGTATAATACATAGGTAtctcaaaaaatttatcttgTACCCCCTTCTTTATTCATGTACCCCTAAAATGTAAAGAAAAAGACCAAAATATgctcatatatattaaaagtgaccattttttttttcattttaacattttcGGAATACAAGTgagtgtcaatttttttttttttttttgcggaAAACTTGCaaaaagtttttcggtacaGAACATCACTTCcggaaattatttttaaagttctcCAG
The genomic region above belongs to Cicer arietinum cultivar CDC Frontier isolate Library 1 chromosome 4, Cicar.CDCFrontier_v2.0, whole genome shotgun sequence and contains:
- the LOC101491665 gene encoding protein DMP2-like, whose product is MNNSTNQDMNVPFEQSDDYYYDLDDYDMDESHYFYVTNAILSGTARLNVLLPTVTTLAFSIFAPILTNDGECSVLNHWLTGVFLVILALSCVFFTFTDSFKTATGRLYYGVATFRGMWTFCGGRKKPRVPSDYRLTWTDLFHALLSLLSFLAFAES